In one Photobacterium swingsii genomic region, the following are encoded:
- a CDS encoding efflux RND transporter periplasmic adaptor subunit: MLKKISLLALSMAFLQGCQEPPAAVEQKALAVSTLTVSDPVESQYRIFNGQVEAAENTPLAFRVEGELKRVLVNTGQVVKKGQLLAELDASKFEQKQRDASVQFTLASKQLARGRELYAQKMISKAEFDELTANQRLTKVALDSANARLGYTRLVAPFDGMISTSPKESFEAVSPGEVVLSLYQNNKVYINIPVSDNVIAMVNPAQKRTGYQPMAKFGTDKQAFPVRYFKHTSELEPQTQTYRVWFEMPQQTPAILPGTSVALSVNMAEAGLSTLQGYQLPMIALQAGQEKGQFYVWKQQEGAAHKVEVGIEQVNNQGAIVSSGVELGDVLITSSLRKLREGMPTSVVTSSLVNKDTAQ, encoded by the coding sequence ATGTTGAAGAAAATCTCACTTCTCGCTTTGTCGATGGCATTTCTACAAGGTTGCCAAGAGCCGCCTGCTGCTGTTGAGCAAAAAGCTTTAGCCGTATCAACATTAACTGTATCGGACCCTGTTGAGAGCCAATACCGTATTTTTAACGGTCAAGTGGAAGCCGCAGAAAACACACCGTTAGCTTTTCGTGTTGAAGGTGAACTGAAGCGTGTATTGGTGAATACGGGTCAAGTTGTGAAGAAAGGTCAGCTGCTGGCCGAATTAGATGCGAGTAAGTTTGAACAAAAGCAGCGTGATGCTAGCGTACAATTTACCTTAGCGTCTAAGCAATTAGCGCGTGGCCGTGAGTTATATGCTCAAAAGATGATTTCTAAAGCTGAATTTGACGAATTAACGGCAAATCAACGCTTAACCAAAGTCGCACTCGATTCTGCTAATGCGCGCTTAGGCTATACCCGTTTAGTTGCGCCTTTTGATGGCATGATCTCAACTTCACCGAAGGAGTCCTTCGAAGCGGTTTCGCCCGGTGAGGTTGTACTTAGCCTTTATCAAAATAATAAGGTTTATATCAATATTCCAGTTTCAGACAATGTGATAGCCATGGTAAATCCTGCGCAAAAGCGTACGGGTTACCAACCAATGGCGAAGTTTGGCACAGACAAGCAGGCGTTCCCGGTGCGTTACTTTAAGCACACCAGTGAGCTAGAACCTCAGACACAGACTTACCGTGTATGGTTTGAAATGCCACAACAAACCCCTGCCATTTTACCGGGTACGAGTGTTGCGTTAAGCGTCAACATGGCGGAGGCAGGGCTGAGTACCTTACAAGGTTATCAGCTCCCTATGATTGCGCTGCAAGCAGGCCAAGAAAAAGGTCAGTTTTATGTTTGGAAGCAACAAGAGGGTGCCGCGCACAAGGTTGAAGTAGGTATCGAACAAGTCAATAACCAAGGTGCGATCGTCAGCAGTGGCGTGGAGCTAGGCGACGTTTTGATCACCTCAAGTTTACGTAAACTTCGTGAAGGCATGCCGACATCTGTCGTTACTTCAAGTCTTGTAAATAAGGACACTGCGCAGTGA
- a CDS encoding efflux RND transporter periplasmic adaptor subunit: MHVIGQQPLISPLAKLAAIALLSSVLVGCNQANSEPTTDVIKSVKLFEVPVNTAQESSEFPGKAEAAQRAQLSFQVPGEVQQMLVNVGQKVEKGQVLAVLDDKDYRLAFDAKFAEYELAKSQFERAQQLYAKKLISTDQFDRNETSYKTAIANIEQAKTDLENTLITAPFDGVVSLRLVNQHQFVGANQAILNIQNVDSLDIAFNLPVTFVEKMGLEAIQATPAWVVMDNFPNMPIHAELKEVSTQPDLDTNTYSAKVTIHRPDDLNVLSGMAGKVHFAQAESASTLILPEGAWIEKRDSIGTVWQFNPATSVIDALEVNLDENGSVTDGLPQGAVIVIAGAKDLYSGQQVRAWTREGGI; the protein is encoded by the coding sequence ATGCACGTGATAGGACAACAGCCTTTAATTAGCCCGCTGGCTAAATTAGCCGCAATAGCCTTACTCAGCAGCGTTTTAGTTGGGTGTAATCAGGCGAATTCAGAGCCCACTACAGATGTGATTAAGTCAGTGAAGCTTTTTGAAGTGCCGGTGAACACAGCGCAAGAAAGCAGTGAATTTCCAGGGAAAGCAGAAGCCGCACAACGTGCACAGTTATCATTTCAAGTGCCTGGTGAGGTACAGCAGATGCTTGTGAATGTTGGACAGAAGGTCGAAAAAGGCCAAGTGCTGGCTGTGCTTGACGATAAAGACTATCGCTTAGCGTTTGATGCCAAATTTGCTGAATACGAATTAGCGAAAAGTCAGTTTGAACGTGCGCAGCAACTTTATGCGAAAAAACTTATCAGCACTGATCAATTTGACCGTAACGAGACTAGCTATAAAACGGCAATTGCAAACATAGAGCAGGCAAAAACAGATTTAGAAAATACCTTAATTACTGCACCGTTTGATGGGGTAGTTTCGCTTCGCCTTGTAAATCAACATCAATTTGTTGGCGCTAATCAGGCAATATTGAATATTCAAAATGTGGATAGTTTAGACATTGCTTTTAATTTGCCAGTGACTTTCGTGGAAAAAATGGGATTAGAAGCGATTCAAGCAACGCCAGCATGGGTTGTCATGGATAATTTCCCGAATATGCCTATCCATGCCGAGTTGAAAGAAGTGTCGACTCAGCCTGATTTAGACACTAACACTTATAGCGCAAAAGTGACCATCCATCGCCCTGATGATTTAAACGTGCTGTCAGGTATGGCAGGTAAAGTGCACTTTGCTCAAGCTGAGTCTGCTTCAACATTGATTTTGCCTGAAGGTGCGTGGATAGAAAAACGCGATAGCATAGGTACTGTTTGGCAATTTAACCCTGCGACTTCAGTTATTGATGCTTTAGAAGTGAATCTCGATGAAAACGGTAGTGTGACCGATGGTTTACCGCAAGGTGCTGTCATTGTTATCGCTGGTGCAAAAGATTTGTACTCAGGCCAACAAGTGCGCGCTTGGACTCGTGAAGGTGGGATCTAA
- a CDS encoding TetR/AcrR family transcriptional regulator, giving the protein MTERKQGRRSAQAAEETKLLIMKTAAKMFCEQGYERVSLRNISEQAGVSHSLIRHHFGSKEKIWHNISDCLHVYFLSYMYKLQESIPSDLPSNLILYRFITMLLAQQLVHQQPIQLITDGIRQGDELMDYFFDSNGELEEFVNQLVDTFHRDFPEAELSVWEMKWQMMIFANGAVNLKPFLIETWKHDDASYSQCLLNHWELFNRNMAMRLNVTEEEMLHPERLEDILIELPCEWGCDTQE; this is encoded by the coding sequence ATGACAGAACGAAAGCAAGGCCGTCGCAGCGCCCAGGCCGCCGAAGAAACAAAGCTGCTAATTATGAAAACTGCCGCAAAAATGTTTTGCGAACAGGGATATGAGCGCGTTTCACTACGGAATATTAGTGAGCAAGCAGGCGTATCTCACAGCCTGATCCGTCATCATTTCGGTAGTAAAGAGAAGATCTGGCATAACATCAGTGATTGCCTACATGTCTACTTTCTGTCTTACATGTATAAGCTCCAAGAGAGCATTCCGTCTGATTTGCCAAGTAACCTTATCTTGTACCGCTTCATCACCATGCTATTGGCACAGCAACTAGTTCATCAGCAGCCGATTCAATTGATCACCGACGGTATCCGCCAAGGTGATGAATTAATGGATTATTTTTTTGATAGCAATGGTGAACTTGAAGAATTCGTCAATCAGTTAGTAGATACTTTTCATCGAGATTTTCCCGAAGCAGAATTAAGTGTATGGGAAATGAAATGGCAAATGATGATATTTGCTAACGGTGCAGTAAACCTCAAGCCCTTCTTAATTGAAACATGGAAGCATGATGATGCGAGCTATTCCCAATGCTTGCTTAACCACTGGGAATTATTTAATCGCAACATGGCAATGCGCTTGAACGTCACAGAAGAAGAAATGCTTCACCCGGAAAGATTGGAAGATATTCTGATTGAACTACCCTGCGAATGGGGTTGTGATACTCAAGAATAA
- a CDS encoding 2OG-Fe(II) oxygenase family protein, translating into MKLEAVDYTAENAEQLFVESLRNTGFGVLKNHPIQQQLVNSIYENWYTFFNDDSKTDFTFNVETQDGLFPTDVSETAKGHSKKDIKEFFHYYPWGQCPEALRAEIQNYYEQANALAAELLSWVEKHAPTEVSGKFSQPLSSMIEDSEQTLLRVLHYPPLQGDEELGAIRAGAHEDINLLTVLPAANEPGLQVLSKDGEWLDVPCDFGNLIINIGDMLQEASDGYFPSTTHRVINPEGSDKTKSRISLPLFLHPKPEVVLSERHTAGSYLTERLKELGVI; encoded by the coding sequence ATGAAATTAGAAGCCGTTGACTACACCGCAGAGAATGCAGAACAGCTGTTTGTTGAATCCCTACGCAACACAGGTTTTGGCGTGCTTAAAAATCACCCAATCCAGCAGCAGTTAGTAAATTCAATCTACGAAAACTGGTATACATTTTTCAATGATGACAGCAAAACAGACTTTACATTTAATGTAGAAACGCAAGACGGTCTATTTCCAACTGATGTGTCTGAAACAGCGAAAGGGCATTCGAAGAAAGACATCAAAGAGTTTTTCCACTATTACCCGTGGGGCCAATGCCCAGAAGCACTTCGTGCGGAAATTCAGAATTACTATGAGCAAGCAAACGCACTAGCTGCGGAGTTGCTTTCATGGGTTGAAAAACACGCGCCAACTGAGGTTTCAGGTAAATTTAGTCAACCACTATCAAGCATGATTGAAGATAGCGAGCAAACACTGCTTCGCGTATTACATTACCCGCCACTACAAGGTGATGAGGAGCTTGGTGCAATCCGTGCGGGTGCGCATGAAGACATAAACCTTTTGACTGTATTACCTGCTGCGAATGAGCCGGGGTTACAGGTATTATCAAAAGACGGTGAGTGGCTAGATGTGCCATGTGATTTTGGTAACCTGATCATCAACATTGGTGATATGTTACAAGAAGCGTCTGATGGTTACTTCCCATCAACGACACACCGCGTTATTAACCCTGAAGGTTCAGATAAAACGAAATCACGTATTTCACTGCCTCTATTCTTGCATCCTAAGCCAGAAGTTGTGCTTTCAGAGCGTCACACAGCGGGTTCATACCTGACTGAGCGCCTGAAAGAGCTGGGCGTGATTTAG
- a CDS encoding diguanylate cyclase: protein MISFFKNLSIRRKMTIPVSAILIFIFCAFSIFSVFSVFKTEKDNLLARSFILGKGVVINLKAALLFDDPLSGEEILSAFQADNMVYHVDVIKTDGTVFASYRRSVEDNQNIDVEDSFSVLSKTNFDHYFGSEFLYISIPVFVADINVAIMNIGISLEELHQAKQAVLRFCFILLFPMFLLRYFLLRQLQVWVVRPVESLSCAMQSLTKIRKIKQRPVVHADDEIGSLVKCFNDMLDNLDERDEQISASIEQVASEKAFADDVISTVQHALLVLDRHGRIVLANSACGNIFKCVSGDIRGLTLHEIMNSGFWDIHNDALNQVLSLKGKTFEKIVKVNDVAEQPHYYSVKARPLVERHQVLIAIEEVTQKYLAEKQQRLAARIFEQSREGIIVIDYEGRVQMINPSLSSIMGYSIDELMGEKINDFLEIEYFEEIRHTIESGGGRWRGEILEKHKDGTMIPLEVRANVINSNSGETAQIVMSITDLSHKKEIEQLEYLAHHDALTGLANRKRLFDVLEEKTQDYRANNTLFAVLYIDLDGFKPVNDTYGHHVGDEVLKVVANRMEESVRENDFVARLAGDEFVILVDAIHSSQEGLLAAERVSTAISEPMKVAGYTLNIGASIGFSVINGTDDASIEQVLQNADAAMYRAKEDDQNGIICSEQCGCQSGRRHVLETVDV from the coding sequence ATGATTAGCTTTTTTAAGAATTTATCGATCCGCCGGAAAATGACGATACCGGTCAGTGCTATTCTGATTTTTATTTTCTGTGCTTTTAGTATATTCAGTGTTTTTTCTGTATTCAAAACAGAGAAAGATAATTTGTTGGCTCGTTCCTTTATCTTGGGAAAAGGAGTCGTCATTAATTTAAAAGCCGCGTTATTATTTGATGATCCCCTGAGCGGCGAAGAAATATTATCTGCATTTCAGGCCGATAATATGGTTTATCACGTTGATGTGATTAAAACCGACGGCACTGTATTCGCGAGCTATCGCCGTTCTGTTGAGGACAATCAGAACATTGATGTGGAAGACAGTTTTTCGGTATTAAGTAAAACAAATTTCGATCATTATTTTGGTTCTGAATTTCTTTATATTTCGATCCCTGTATTCGTTGCAGATATTAATGTCGCAATAATGAATATTGGTATCTCATTGGAAGAGCTTCACCAAGCGAAGCAAGCTGTACTGCGTTTTTGCTTTATATTGCTGTTCCCCATGTTTTTGCTGCGCTACTTCTTATTAAGGCAGTTACAAGTTTGGGTTGTTCGACCAGTAGAAAGTTTAAGTTGTGCAATGCAAAGCCTGACTAAGATCCGGAAGATTAAGCAACGCCCTGTTGTACATGCTGACGACGAAATTGGCAGCTTAGTGAAATGTTTCAACGATATGCTTGATAACTTGGATGAGCGTGATGAGCAGATTTCAGCATCAATCGAACAAGTTGCAAGTGAAAAAGCCTTTGCTGATGATGTGATATCAACAGTGCAGCATGCGTTATTAGTGCTTGATCGTCACGGACGTATTGTGTTGGCGAATAGTGCATGTGGCAATATTTTTAAATGTGTATCTGGTGATATTCGCGGCCTTACATTGCATGAAATTATGAATTCGGGCTTTTGGGATATACATAACGATGCGCTAAACCAAGTGTTGAGCTTGAAGGGTAAGACGTTCGAAAAAATAGTGAAAGTTAATGATGTGGCAGAGCAGCCACATTACTACAGTGTAAAAGCGCGTCCTTTGGTTGAACGCCATCAAGTGCTGATTGCTATAGAAGAAGTGACGCAAAAATACTTAGCAGAGAAACAACAACGTTTGGCTGCACGTATTTTTGAACAGAGTCGTGAAGGTATCATAGTGATCGATTATGAAGGAAGGGTTCAAATGATAAACCCATCATTATCCTCGATCATGGGGTACAGCATTGATGAATTGATGGGCGAGAAGATTAACGACTTCCTAGAAATTGAATACTTCGAAGAAATCCGTCATACCATTGAAAGCGGTGGTGGTCGTTGGCGTGGTGAGATTCTAGAAAAGCATAAAGATGGCACTATGATCCCATTAGAAGTGCGCGCGAATGTGATCAATAGTAATAGTGGTGAAACTGCTCAGATAGTAATGTCGATAACGGATTTAAGTCATAAAAAAGAAATAGAACAGCTGGAATACTTGGCTCACCATGATGCGTTAACAGGGCTGGCGAACCGTAAGCGTTTATTTGATGTATTAGAAGAGAAAACGCAAGACTATCGCGCGAACAACACGCTATTTGCTGTCTTGTATATTGATTTAGACGGGTTTAAACCTGTAAATGATACCTATGGACATCATGTTGGCGATGAAGTACTCAAAGTTGTGGCGAATCGTATGGAAGAGAGTGTACGAGAAAACGATTTTGTTGCACGTTTAGCAGGGGATGAGTTTGTCATCTTAGTTGATGCGATTCATTCGTCGCAAGAGGGCTTATTAGCAGCAGAGCGAGTCTCTACTGCAATCAGTGAGCCCATGAAAGTTGCAGGCTATACGTTAAATATTGGTGCTAGCATTGGCTTTAGTGTGATAAATGGCACGGATGACGCGTCTATTGAACAAGTACTTCAAAATGCAGATGCTGCTATGTATCGTGCGAAAGAAGACGATCAGAATGGCATTATTTGCTCAGAACAATGCGGTTGCCAGTCAGGTCGTCGTCATGTGTTAGAAACCGTCGATGTGTAA
- a CDS encoding YfiR family protein, translating to MKRVLLSAFSLLMCMSASAGVTFNPDKVKAVYIVRFANFIHWPQESSLKQINYCVIGNNQVTNLLESILVQHQVRNIPVVFRQVNNQEELDDCQLVYLTPESCRLGELKIDRLGLVTVSDERAFSESMGMVEFREKSGRIVPVINVDNVAKNNITIRSQLLRISKIISTPQGVEHD from the coding sequence ATGAAACGAGTACTGCTCAGTGCTTTCTCATTGCTGATGTGTATGTCAGCAAGCGCTGGTGTAACATTCAACCCTGATAAAGTAAAAGCGGTATATATAGTACGTTTTGCTAATTTTATTCATTGGCCTCAAGAGTCTTCTCTGAAGCAAATAAATTATTGTGTTATTGGTAACAACCAAGTAACCAATCTGCTGGAAAGTATTTTGGTTCAACATCAAGTGCGAAACATTCCCGTTGTCTTTCGTCAAGTTAATAATCAAGAAGAGCTTGATGATTGCCAGCTTGTGTATTTAACGCCTGAAAGTTGTCGTCTCGGTGAATTGAAGATCGACAGGTTAGGCTTGGTCACTGTGAGTGATGAACGAGCATTTTCTGAATCGATGGGGATGGTTGAGTTTCGAGAAAAATCGGGGCGAATTGTGCCTGTCATTAACGTCGATAATGTCGCTAAAAATAATATAACGATTCGTTCTCAGTTGTTGCGTATTTCTAAGATAATTTCTACGCCGCAGGGGGTAGAACATGATTAG
- a CDS encoding TonB-dependent receptor plug domain-containing protein, translated as MKKFSNITQAITAKKLVHSFLLPTSYILLSSPVNASAELETLMDMSLEDLSRASVTLTSVAKKEQSLNKVPAAVHVITAEQIRRSGARTIPEALSLVPGMHVARLSENNWAVSARGANEMLFNKLLVSIDGRSIFNPMTSGVIWENAQIMMADIDRIEVLLGPAGTMWGGNAANGVVNIISKNADETLGLYTETTVGGANHQDVKLRLGSAINDKTDARISVSGMRSDYAVGEEGDFRNYNINMRVDRSTYDSELTVQFGGYNTDIHTEIETVHFVNIALAPEVYDENSRGLFGMVNYDTEIATGVLSVNVWADNHKLDYEYFKGNYRNWDLDVYYRLPVLAASELTIGGGARFTQTEVLPFLTLAPTEFRKGTRTHLYKDQVSSYDTYNMYSQLETAVTDKVTTYLGLKVEYFGLVDRYEFLPQARISYDYSSQHQFWTGLGRAVVTPSIIDTASTVVDLSVEQITQNNYQDTSTIVRGSENLKTEAVTTFDLGHRYFLSNAFSTSTTLFYSQYENIRGIGKDNTQPMPPIDISTDPWGPAPWESTPESIDMYQYIDDIKAQTWGAELAVFWQPASNFRVNVNYAYHQVLAACNDSDVCLDHSRAKQEEPQPNHIASAHTMWDVTDSVQFDMMYKYIQGNDSGSEDLGWDTISTLDARLAWQQKRDWPRIELLVDGIFNTKPYYESNRRAAYELERQVYLKAVWVME; from the coding sequence GTGAAAAAATTTTCGAATATAACCCAAGCTATTACAGCCAAGAAACTGGTTCATTCTTTCTTGTTGCCAACGAGCTATATCTTATTAAGTTCTCCTGTTAATGCATCGGCGGAACTTGAAACATTAATGGATATGTCATTAGAAGATTTATCTCGCGCATCGGTGACATTAACCTCAGTCGCAAAAAAAGAGCAATCGCTCAATAAAGTACCCGCAGCGGTTCATGTTATTACTGCCGAGCAGATCCGCCGTTCAGGGGCCCGAACAATACCAGAAGCTTTGTCGCTTGTGCCAGGGATGCATGTTGCACGCCTTTCAGAAAACAATTGGGCGGTTTCTGCGCGCGGTGCTAACGAAATGCTTTTTAACAAACTGTTAGTCTCAATTGATGGGCGCAGTATTTTTAACCCTATGACATCTGGCGTTATTTGGGAAAACGCGCAGATAATGATGGCAGATATAGATCGTATTGAGGTTTTACTTGGTCCGGCAGGCACAATGTGGGGCGGGAATGCAGCAAATGGGGTCGTGAATATCATTAGCAAGAATGCTGATGAGACTTTAGGTTTGTATACCGAGACAACAGTGGGCGGCGCCAATCACCAAGACGTTAAACTGCGCTTGGGCAGTGCAATTAATGACAAAACAGATGCACGAATTTCTGTGAGTGGCATGCGTTCGGACTATGCGGTTGGCGAGGAAGGAGACTTCCGTAACTATAACATCAACATGCGTGTTGATCGGTCGACTTATGACAGTGAGTTAACCGTTCAATTTGGTGGCTATAACACAGATATACACACTGAAATAGAAACGGTTCACTTTGTGAATATTGCGCTAGCCCCTGAAGTATATGATGAAAACAGCCGTGGTTTGTTCGGTATGGTGAATTACGACACTGAAATTGCTACGGGTGTGTTAAGCGTAAATGTGTGGGCTGATAATCACAAATTGGATTATGAATACTTTAAAGGGAATTATCGTAACTGGGATCTCGATGTTTACTACCGTTTACCAGTGCTTGCGGCGAGTGAGCTAACAATAGGAGGCGGTGCTCGCTTTACACAAACAGAAGTCTTACCCTTCTTAACGTTAGCGCCTACAGAGTTTAGAAAGGGCACGCGAACACACCTCTATAAAGATCAGGTGTCGAGTTACGACACCTATAATATGTATTCACAATTAGAAACCGCGGTAACGGATAAGGTAACGACATATCTTGGTCTTAAAGTTGAATATTTTGGCTTAGTTGACCGCTACGAATTCTTGCCTCAGGCTCGCATATCTTACGATTATTCTTCTCAACATCAATTTTGGACGGGCCTGGGTCGTGCTGTTGTCACACCTTCGATCATTGATACCGCGTCGACAGTGGTTGATCTTTCAGTTGAGCAAATAACGCAGAACAACTATCAAGATACATCGACGATTGTACGCGGTAGTGAAAACCTAAAAACGGAAGCGGTAACCACGTTTGATCTTGGTCATCGCTACTTTTTGTCGAATGCGTTTAGTACCAGTACGACGCTTTTCTATAGCCAATATGAAAATATTCGCGGTATCGGTAAAGATAATACGCAACCTATGCCACCGATTGACATCAGCACCGACCCTTGGGGCCCAGCACCTTGGGAGTCAACGCCTGAATCAATAGATATGTATCAGTATATTGATGATATTAAAGCGCAAACATGGGGAGCTGAACTGGCTGTATTTTGGCAGCCGGCGTCTAATTTTAGAGTGAATGTGAACTATGCCTACCATCAAGTATTAGCCGCTTGTAATGACAGTGATGTTTGTCTTGATCATTCGAGGGCTAAGCAGGAAGAGCCGCAACCAAATCATATCGCCAGTGCACACACGATGTGGGATGTAACGGATAGCGTGCAGTTCGACATGATGTACAAATATATTCAAGGTAATGATAGCGGTAGTGAGGATCTTGGCTGGGATACTATTTCAACGCTTGATGCGCGCTTAGCTTGGCAGCAAAAGCGTGATTGGCCTCGAATTGAATTACTTGTTGATGGTATTTTTAACACAAAACCTTACTATGAATCTAACCGCAGAGCTGCTTACGAGCTTGAGCGTCAGGTCTATCTAAAAGCAGTTTGGGTGATGGAATAA
- the nhaD gene encoding sodium:proton antiporter NhaD, whose product MNIRQLSLAVGLLFFAPLTFASGTVIDLTHSNIGYASLVIFAIAYCLVMGEEYLQLRKSKPVLLAAGMIWMMIGYVFQQNGQTELAKQALEHNLLEYAELLLFLLVAMTYISAMEERRLFDALQAWMVSKGFNYRTLFWLTGILSFFISPIADNLTTALLMCAVVMKVGGSNIKFINIACVNIVVAANAGGAFSPFGDITTLMVWQAGHASFNEFLLLFIPSVANYLIPAVIMSFFVPKTQPDTICEHVELKRGARRIVFFFLLTITTAVAFHGFFHFPPVMGMMMGLAYLQFFGYFLRKTLPGSLAKKRAIAEANNDEEALKRIGSVVPFDVFRRVSHAEWDTLLFFYGVVMCVGGLSLIGYLGVVSEVLYTQWDPIMANSMVGILSAIVDNIPVMFAVLTMNPEMTLGNWLLVTLTAGVGGSLLSVGSAAGVALMGAAHGKYTFFGHLKWMPVIALGYIASIIMHLLLNVNSF is encoded by the coding sequence ATGAACATTCGTCAACTTTCACTTGCGGTGGGGCTTTTATTCTTTGCTCCTCTGACGTTTGCAAGTGGAACGGTTATTGACCTGACACATTCCAATATTGGTTATGCATCTTTGGTGATTTTTGCCATTGCGTATTGTTTAGTTATGGGGGAGGAGTATTTACAACTTCGAAAATCTAAGCCTGTATTGTTAGCCGCTGGCATGATCTGGATGATGATAGGTTATGTTTTTCAGCAAAATGGTCAAACAGAGCTTGCTAAGCAAGCATTAGAGCATAACTTGCTCGAATATGCGGAATTGTTACTTTTCTTGCTGGTGGCGATGACGTATATCAGCGCGATGGAAGAGCGGCGCTTGTTTGATGCGCTACAAGCTTGGATGGTGAGTAAAGGTTTTAACTACCGTACTTTATTTTGGTTAACCGGTATTCTGTCATTCTTCATTTCCCCTATTGCCGACAACTTAACAACAGCACTCTTAATGTGTGCGGTTGTAATGAAAGTCGGTGGTAGCAATATTAAGTTTATCAATATTGCATGTGTGAATATTGTTGTGGCAGCGAATGCTGGGGGAGCGTTCAGTCCATTTGGGGACATAACAACCTTGATGGTGTGGCAGGCTGGGCATGCATCATTTAATGAATTCCTTTTATTGTTTATCCCTTCTGTCGCCAATTACCTGATACCTGCTGTGATCATGTCGTTTTTTGTACCCAAAACGCAACCAGATACGATTTGTGAGCATGTTGAACTTAAACGTGGGGCAAGGCGCATCGTGTTCTTCTTCTTGCTAACGATCACGACAGCCGTTGCTTTCCATGGTTTCTTCCATTTCCCACCAGTAATGGGAATGATGATGGGACTTGCGTATTTGCAATTTTTTGGCTACTTCTTGCGCAAGACGCTGCCAGGCTCGTTAGCGAAAAAAAGGGCTATTGCCGAGGCTAATAATGATGAAGAAGCTTTGAAGCGAATAGGTTCTGTTGTGCCCTTTGATGTTTTCCGACGTGTGTCGCATGCCGAATGGGATACCTTACTTTTCTTCTATGGTGTCGTGATGTGCGTAGGCGGTTTAAGTCTAATAGGGTATTTAGGCGTTGTATCTGAAGTGCTGTACACCCAGTGGGATCCTATCATGGCAAACAGTATGGTCGGCATACTCTCAGCTATTGTTGATAATATTCCTGTGATGTTTGCTGTTTTAACCATGAACCCAGAAATGACCTTAGGTAATTGGTTGTTGGTGACGTTAACTGCTGGTGTGGGTGGTAGTTTATTATCGGTTGGCTCTGCTGCTGGGGTGGCACTAATGGGCGCTGCACATGGTAAGTATACATTCTTTGGTCATTTAAAATGGATGCCTGTTATCGCACTTGGTTATATTGCGAGTATAATTATGCACCTATTACTAAATGTTAATTCATTTTAA
- a CDS encoding ABC transporter ATP-binding protein: MEQAFHPNPLVKVRDLEVTYVTDNGDFQAVKRVSFDVGKSEIFGLAGESGCGKSTIAFAINRLHKPPALITNGSINFQGRDLLSLTETEMGVVRWKEIAMVFQSAMNSLNPVIPVQEQFADVMRHHLGYSNAQAKERAEKLLDLVNIPRERLSEYPHQFSGGMRQRLVIAIALCLNPKLIIMDEPTTALDVVVQREILQQIYQLRNEFDFSVLFITHDLALMSQLCNRIAVMRHGEIVEVNTSKEIRNNPQHPYTQKLWASFPNIHEEAAQPINVSQEIGA, translated from the coding sequence ATGGAACAAGCTTTCCACCCTAACCCACTTGTTAAAGTTCGAGACCTTGAAGTTACCTATGTAACGGATAATGGCGACTTTCAAGCCGTTAAACGCGTCAGTTTTGATGTAGGGAAAAGTGAGATATTCGGTTTAGCAGGTGAATCAGGCTGTGGAAAAAGTACCATCGCTTTCGCCATTAATCGCTTACATAAGCCACCTGCGCTAATCACAAATGGTTCTATTAATTTTCAAGGGCGCGATCTACTTTCTCTAACTGAGACTGAAATGGGCGTGGTACGTTGGAAAGAAATCGCCATGGTCTTTCAAAGTGCCATGAACTCGTTGAATCCAGTGATCCCTGTTCAGGAACAATTTGCTGATGTGATGCGTCACCACCTTGGTTACAGTAATGCGCAAGCAAAAGAGCGGGCAGAAAAACTGCTCGATTTAGTCAACATTCCGCGTGAACGCTTGTCGGAATACCCCCACCAATTTAGTGGCGGTATGCGCCAGCGTTTAGTCATCGCTATCGCGCTATGTCTCAATCCGAAATTAATCATTATGGACGAACCAACCACAGCACTCGATGTTGTTGTCCAGCGCGAGATCTTGCAACAAATATACCAACTTCGGAATGAATTCGATTTCTCGGTGCTCTTCATCACCCATGATCTCGCTCTTATGAGCCAGCTCTGTAATCGCATTGCTGTTATGCGACACGGCGAAATCGTTGAAGTGAACACATCAAAAGAAATCCGCAATAACCCACAACACCCATACACTCAAAAACTTTGGGCCTCTTTCCCGAATATTCATGAAGAAGCAGCCCAACCAATCAATGTATCTCAGGAGATAGGCGCATGA